The proteins below are encoded in one region of Corvus hawaiiensis isolate bCorHaw1 chromosome 3, bCorHaw1.pri.cur, whole genome shotgun sequence:
- the C3H1orf115 gene encoding uncharacterized protein C1orf115 homolog — protein sequence MTVGARLGAKVRGRFSRRGPGDDQVSILPGEEEEAAAGAGGSAGAPRAAALQEEEEEEGVGCRKVHFAVLPGSYEPLRPPRAPGKRPYGKRLKKYGKNVRKVLQKGCHYLVVGLQGLAAAYSAPFGVSAHVASFVR from the exons ATGACGGTGGGTGCGCGCCTGGGCGCCAAGGTGAGGGGCAGGTTCTCCCGCCGCGGGCCCGGTGACGACCAGGTCTCCATCCTGCccggcgaggaggaggaggcggcggcgggggccgggggcagcgcgggggccccgcgggcggcggcgctgcaggaggaggaggaggaggagggcgtCGGGTGCAGGAAGGTGCACTTCGCCGTGCTGCCCGGCTCCTACGAGCCGCTGCGCCCTCCGCGGGCCCCCGGCAAGCGGCCCTACGGGAAGCGCCTGAAGAAGTACGGAAAG AACGTCAGGAAGGTTCTGCAGAAGGGTTGTCACTACTTGGTGGTTGGCCTGCAAGGATTAGCAGCAGCCTATTCTGCTCCCTTTGGAGTGTCAGCACATGTGGCATCCTTCGTCCGCTAG